Proteins from one Microbacterium proteolyticum genomic window:
- a CDS encoding ABC transporter substrate-binding protein — protein MALHTSGRARLGLALGAFGVSALVLAGCSAGGGDNGSDSGSTDPLVVGTTDKISSIDPAGSYDNGSFAVMNQVYPFLLNSQYGTSDVTPDIAESAEFTSPTEYTVKLKSGLKFANGHDLTSSDVKFSFDRQVAIADPNGPSSLLGNLDSVATPDDTTVVFTLKNGNDQVWPQILSSPAAPIVDEEVFSADAVTPDDTIVEGKAFAGQYTIESYKLNELISYAPYADYQGSLPKPENGGISAKYYADASNLKLDVQSGAIDVAFRSLSATDIADLSSNDAVKVVDGPGGEIRYIVFNFDTMPFGATTPEADAAKSLAVRQAAADLIDRQAIATDVYKDTYSPLYSYVPQGLAGANEALKGLYGDGSGNPDAAKAKATLEAAGVQTPVTLNLQYNGDHYGPSSGDEYAAVKAQLEKDGLFTVNLAQTEWVQYTKDRVADVYPAYQLGWFPDYSDADNYLTPFFSADNFVGNHYDNAEVQQLLTDQATQTDKTTREQEIGDIQDKVAADLSTLPLLQGKQVAIVGASVEGAVLDGSFKFRYAPLHK, from the coding sequence ATGGCACTGCACACCAGTGGTCGAGCCCGTCTCGGTCTCGCACTCGGCGCCTTCGGCGTCTCGGCTCTCGTCCTGGCGGGCTGCTCCGCCGGCGGCGGAGACAACGGCTCCGACAGCGGCTCCACCGACCCGCTCGTGGTCGGCACCACCGACAAGATCAGCTCGATCGACCCGGCCGGCTCGTACGACAACGGCTCGTTCGCCGTGATGAACCAGGTCTACCCGTTCCTCCTCAACAGCCAGTACGGCACGTCGGACGTCACCCCCGACATCGCCGAGTCGGCCGAGTTCACCTCGCCGACCGAGTACACGGTCAAGCTGAAGTCGGGCCTGAAGTTCGCCAACGGCCACGACCTCACATCGTCCGACGTGAAGTTCTCGTTCGACCGCCAGGTCGCCATCGCCGACCCCAACGGCCCGTCGTCGTTGCTCGGCAACCTCGACAGCGTCGCGACGCCGGACGACACCACCGTCGTCTTCACGCTCAAGAACGGCAACGACCAGGTCTGGCCGCAGATCCTGTCGAGCCCCGCCGCGCCGATCGTCGACGAAGAGGTCTTCTCGGCCGATGCCGTGACGCCCGACGACACCATCGTCGAGGGCAAGGCCTTCGCGGGTCAGTACACGATCGAGTCGTACAAGCTGAACGAGCTCATCTCCTACGCGCCGTACGCCGACTACCAGGGCTCGCTGCCCAAGCCCGAGAACGGCGGCATCTCGGCGAAGTACTACGCCGACGCCTCGAACCTCAAGCTCGACGTGCAGTCGGGTGCGATCGACGTCGCGTTCCGCAGCCTCAGCGCGACCGACATCGCCGACCTGTCGTCCAACGACGCGGTGAAGGTCGTCGACGGCCCCGGCGGCGAGATCCGCTACATCGTCTTCAACTTCGACACGATGCCGTTCGGCGCCACGACGCCCGAGGCCGACGCGGCCAAGTCGCTCGCGGTGCGTCAGGCCGCGGCCGACCTGATCGATCGTCAGGCCATCGCGACCGACGTGTACAAGGACACCTACTCGCCGCTCTACTCGTACGTTCCGCAGGGTCTCGCCGGCGCCAACGAGGCGTTGAAGGGTCTCTACGGCGACGGCAGCGGCAACCCGGACGCGGCGAAGGCCAAGGCGACCCTCGAGGCCGCCGGCGTCCAGACGCCCGTCACGCTGAACCTGCAGTACAACGGCGACCACTACGGCCCCTCGTCGGGTGACGAGTACGCCGCCGTCAAGGCGCAGCTCGAGAAGGACGGCCTGTTCACCGTCAACCTCGCGCAGACGGAGTGGGTGCAGTACACCAAGGACCGCGTCGCCGACGTGTACCCCGCCTACCAGCTCGGCTGGTTCCCGGACTACTCGGATGCCGACAACTACCTGACCCCGTTCTTCTCGGCGGACAACTTCGTGGGCAACCACTACGACAACGCCGAGGTCCAGCAGCTGCTCACCGACCAGGCGACGCAGACCGACAAGACGACGCGCGAGCAGGAGATCGGCGACATCCAGGACAAGGTGGCGGCCGACCTGTCGACGCTGCCGCTGCTCCAGGGCAAGCAGGTCGCGATCGTCGGCGCGAGCGTGGAGGGTGCCGTCCTCGACGGATCCTTCAAGTTCCGCTACGCCCCGCTGCACAAGTAA
- a CDS encoding 3-hydroxybutyrate dehydrogenase produces the protein MTIDLSGRRALVTGGASGIGAAIARAFAEAGATVTVADLNAEGAQALADEIGGRAWAVDLSDTAALADLSLDVDILVNNAGIQHVSPIEEFAPERFSFMLRLMLEAPFLLIRAALPGMYERSFGRVLNVSSVHGIRASAYKSAYVTAKHGLEGLSKTTALEGGPRGVTSVCIDPGYVRSPLVEKQIADQARAHGIPESEVLETVLLKDAAIKRLVEPSEVASLALWLAGPDAAMVTGTSYVMDGGWSAH, from the coding sequence ATGACCATCGACCTCAGCGGACGCCGCGCCCTCGTCACCGGCGGTGCCAGCGGCATCGGTGCCGCGATCGCGCGGGCGTTCGCCGAGGCCGGAGCCACCGTGACGGTCGCCGATCTCAACGCCGAGGGCGCTCAGGCTCTCGCCGACGAGATCGGCGGCCGCGCCTGGGCGGTCGACCTCTCGGACACGGCGGCACTGGCCGACCTCAGCCTCGACGTCGACATCCTCGTCAACAACGCCGGCATCCAGCACGTGAGTCCGATCGAGGAGTTCGCTCCCGAGCGGTTCTCGTTCATGCTCCGGCTGATGCTCGAGGCGCCGTTCCTCCTCATCCGCGCGGCTCTCCCCGGGATGTACGAGCGGTCGTTCGGACGGGTGCTCAACGTCTCGAGCGTGCACGGTATACGCGCATCGGCATACAAGTCGGCGTATGTCACCGCGAAGCATGGACTCGAGGGCCTCTCCAAGACCACGGCGCTCGAGGGCGGTCCGCGCGGGGTCACGAGCGTCTGCATCGACCCCGGGTACGTGCGGTCGCCGCTCGTCGAGAAGCAGATCGCGGATCAGGCGCGGGCGCACGGCATCCCGGAGTCCGAGGTGCTCGAGACGGTGCTGCTAAAGGATGCCGCGATCAAGCGGCTCGTGGAGCCGTCCGAGGTGGCGTCGCTCGCGCTGTGGCTCGCGGGCCCGGATGCCGCGATGGTCACCGGCACGAGCTACGTGATGGACGGCGGCTGGTCGGCGCACTGA
- a CDS encoding MFS transporter, with translation MESPAAAQRSASPEISTSKIRRVVAASMAGTVVEWYEFFLYATAASLVFGTFFFPSSGSPLDGIIAAFVTYAVGFVARPLGGIVFGQIGDRFGRKPTLQATIIIVGAATFLMGCLPGFASVGYWAPAMLVALRFIQGFAVGGEWGGAVLLVAEQSPNRSRAFWASWPQAAVPVGNLLATTVLLVMSFILAPAAFLDWGWRVAFWLSAVIVLVGFYIRTHVEEAPIFLEAKKQVEQEKATSFGVVEVLRRYPKGVVQAMGIRFAENIVYYIVVSFSIVYLKFVHSYDTSQLLLALLIAHVIHFAVIPPLGRLADRIGRKPVYLAGAILSATWAFFAFPMFDTLNPVVIVAAVALGLVFHAGMYAPQPAVMAELFPTRMRYSGVSLGAQVTAILAGSLAPILATQWLRDFGSWLPVAIYIVVACVVTSVAVLSLKETRGISLRDIDAADAARGK, from the coding sequence ATGGAATCCCCCGCCGCCGCGCAACGCAGCGCCTCCCCTGAAATCTCGACCAGCAAGATCCGCCGCGTCGTCGCCGCCTCGATGGCCGGCACCGTCGTCGAGTGGTACGAGTTCTTCCTCTACGCCACGGCCGCAAGCCTGGTGTTCGGCACGTTCTTTTTCCCGTCGTCGGGCTCGCCGCTCGACGGGATCATCGCCGCCTTCGTCACGTACGCCGTCGGCTTCGTCGCCCGCCCCCTGGGCGGCATCGTCTTCGGGCAGATCGGCGACCGGTTCGGCCGCAAGCCGACGCTGCAGGCGACGATCATCATCGTCGGTGCCGCGACGTTCCTGATGGGATGCCTCCCCGGCTTCGCCTCCGTCGGGTACTGGGCGCCCGCGATGCTCGTGGCCCTGCGCTTCATCCAGGGCTTCGCGGTCGGCGGTGAGTGGGGCGGTGCCGTCCTGCTCGTCGCGGAGCAGAGCCCGAACCGCTCGCGCGCGTTCTGGGCGAGCTGGCCGCAGGCTGCGGTCCCGGTCGGCAACCTGCTGGCCACGACCGTGCTGCTGGTGATGTCGTTCATCCTCGCCCCCGCCGCGTTCCTCGACTGGGGCTGGCGCGTCGCCTTCTGGCTGTCGGCCGTGATCGTGCTGGTCGGGTTCTACATCCGCACCCACGTCGAGGAGGCGCCGATCTTCCTCGAGGCCAAGAAGCAGGTCGAGCAGGAGAAGGCGACCTCGTTCGGTGTCGTCGAGGTGCTGCGCCGGTACCCGAAGGGTGTCGTGCAGGCCATGGGCATCCGCTTCGCGGAGAACATCGTCTACTACATCGTCGTGAGCTTCTCGATCGTGTACCTGAAGTTCGTGCACTCGTACGACACGAGCCAGCTCCTCCTCGCGCTGCTGATCGCGCACGTCATCCATTTCGCCGTGATCCCCCCACTCGGCCGCCTCGCCGACCGCATCGGCCGCAAGCCCGTGTACCTCGCCGGCGCGATCCTCAGCGCGACCTGGGCGTTCTTCGCCTTCCCGATGTTCGACACGCTCAACCCAGTCGTCATCGTCGCCGCCGTGGCCCTCGGCCTGGTGTTCCACGCCGGCATGTACGCGCCGCAGCCGGCGGTCATGGCCGAGCTGTTCCCGACGCGCATGCGCTACTCGGGCGTTTCCCTCGGTGCGCAGGTGACCGCGATCCTCGCCGGGTCGCTCGCCCCGATCCTCGCGACGCAGTGGCTGCGCGACTTCGGGTCGTGGCTGCCGGTGGCGATCTACATCGTGGTGGCCTGCGTGGTCACGTCGGTCGCCGTACTGTCGCTGAAGGAGACGCGCGGAATCTCGCTCCGCGACATCGACGCCGCCGACGCCGCGCGGGGGAAGTAG
- a CDS encoding LysR family transcriptional regulator: protein MDATNVRADDLLMLLAVARTGRYTAAAQVRGVDHTTVARRIAALEDALGGRVVAASGRGWELTTLGKHAVETAGRIEAAMSRLSGGEEEPDPVSGVVRMSATDGFSAYVAAPTIAALRQRHPELSVEIVATQRRAALHRPGLDLEVVVGEPQTSRGTATRLGTYTLGMYASREYLEREGTPRDLAELEHHRLVYFVDSMLQVEALDLPRRLVPRMRDGVTSTNVFVHVEATRVGAGIGMLPCFAADRHPDLVRLLPTVVAERLPYWMIVRPDSLRIPAVAALAEALRAQTAAAQHMLDGA, encoded by the coding sequence ATGGATGCCACGAACGTCCGCGCCGACGACCTCTTGATGCTGCTCGCGGTGGCGCGCACCGGCCGCTACACCGCGGCCGCGCAGGTGCGGGGCGTCGACCACACCACCGTCGCGCGGCGCATCGCCGCCCTGGAGGATGCGCTCGGCGGACGGGTCGTCGCCGCATCGGGCCGCGGCTGGGAACTGACGACGCTCGGCAAGCACGCCGTCGAGACGGCGGGGCGCATCGAGGCCGCGATGTCGCGGCTGTCCGGTGGGGAGGAGGAGCCGGATCCCGTCTCGGGCGTCGTCCGCATGTCGGCGACGGACGGCTTCAGCGCCTACGTCGCGGCTCCCACGATCGCGGCGTTGCGGCAGCGGCATCCGGAGCTGTCCGTCGAGATTGTGGCGACGCAACGTCGTGCGGCGCTGCACCGGCCCGGCCTCGACCTCGAGGTCGTGGTGGGGGAGCCGCAGACCTCCCGCGGGACCGCGACGCGCCTGGGCACCTACACGCTCGGCATGTACGCCTCGCGGGAGTACCTCGAGCGCGAGGGGACGCCCCGCGACCTCGCCGAGCTCGAACACCATCGCCTGGTGTACTTCGTCGACTCGATGCTGCAGGTGGAGGCGCTCGACCTCCCGCGGCGGCTGGTGCCGCGCATGCGCGACGGGGTGACGTCGACCAACGTCTTCGTCCACGTGGAGGCGACACGCGTAGGTGCCGGAATCGGCATGCTTCCGTGCTTCGCCGCCGATCGGCATCCGGATCTGGTCCGTCTGCTGCCGACGGTCGTCGCGGAACGCCTGCCCTACTGGATGATCGTGCGCCCCGATTCGCTGCGGATCCCCGCCGTTGCGGCGCTGGCGGAGGCGCTCCGCGCGCAGACCGCGGCCGCGCAACACATGCTCGACGGGGCATAG
- the sfnG gene encoding dimethylsulfone monooxygenase SfnG has product MTDNAPTHEPLKFAYWVPNVSGGLVISSIEQRTDWGLDYNVELARTAERVGFEYALSQVRYASSYGAAQQHESTSISLALLLATEKLKVISAIHPGIWHPAVLAKFINTADQFSHGRAAVNVVSGWFKDEYTDLGLEWLEHDERYERAAEFIQILRGLWTQEKFSFHGKYYDITDFTLRPFPYEVPGRAHPDIFQGGNSTAARLNGGAYADWYFSNGKDFDGFTEQYDDVTRIAAEHGRRTRFGLNGFVIQRDSRAEAEEQLREIIAHADGGAVEGFRKSVQQAGNATADKKGMWADSTFDDLVQYNDGFRTQLFGDAEQIAERIIEYKKRGVDLFLLGFLHFQEELERFGETVIPIVRELETDLARTGDPIGVARG; this is encoded by the coding sequence ATGACCGACAACGCCCCCACGCACGAGCCCCTGAAGTTCGCCTACTGGGTTCCCAACGTCAGCGGCGGGCTCGTGATCAGCTCCATCGAGCAGCGCACCGACTGGGGTCTCGACTACAACGTCGAGCTCGCGCGGACGGCGGAGCGCGTCGGGTTCGAGTACGCGCTGAGCCAGGTGCGGTACGCCTCGAGCTACGGCGCCGCTCAGCAGCACGAATCCACGTCCATCAGCCTCGCGTTGCTTCTGGCCACCGAGAAGCTGAAGGTCATCTCGGCCATCCACCCCGGGATCTGGCATCCGGCGGTCTTGGCGAAGTTCATCAACACCGCCGACCAGTTCTCGCACGGCCGTGCCGCCGTGAACGTCGTCAGCGGCTGGTTCAAGGACGAGTACACCGACCTCGGGCTCGAGTGGCTCGAACACGACGAGCGGTACGAGCGCGCGGCGGAGTTCATCCAGATCCTGCGCGGTCTGTGGACGCAGGAGAAGTTCTCGTTCCACGGGAAGTACTACGACATCACCGACTTCACGCTGCGCCCCTTCCCCTACGAGGTGCCGGGGCGCGCGCATCCCGACATCTTCCAGGGCGGCAACTCCACGGCGGCGCGGCTCAACGGCGGCGCCTACGCCGATTGGTACTTCTCCAATGGCAAGGACTTCGACGGCTTCACCGAGCAGTACGACGACGTGACCCGTATCGCGGCCGAACATGGCCGCCGCACGCGCTTCGGCCTCAACGGCTTCGTCATCCAGCGCGATAGCCGAGCCGAGGCGGAGGAGCAGCTGCGCGAGATCATCGCGCATGCCGACGGTGGCGCCGTCGAGGGCTTCCGCAAGAGCGTGCAACAGGCGGGCAACGCCACCGCCGACAAGAAGGGCATGTGGGCCGACTCGACGTTCGACGACCTCGTGCAGTACAACGACGGCTTCCGTACACAACTCTTCGGGGATGCCGAGCAGATCGCGGAGCGGATCATCGAGTACAAGAAGCGCGGCGTCGATCTCTTCCTCCTCGGGTTCCTGCACTTCCAGGAGGAGCTCGAGCGGTTCGGCGAGACGGTGATCCCGATCGTGCGCGAGCTCGAGACGGACCTCGCCCGTACCGGCGACCCGATCGGCGTCGCACGGGGCTGA
- a CDS encoding LLM class flavin-dependent oxidoreductase, whose amino-acid sequence MTSPQRVRFGYWTPIFGGWLRNVDDEQTPVSFAHIAEIARAAEEGGFDLTLIPELNLNDIKGVEAPSLDAWAVTAGLAAVTSKLELLAAVRPGFHNPFHTAKQAATIDEISGGRFTLNVVSAWWAEEAKQYDGLFSAHDDRYARTIEWVEVLRGLWTQTPFAYEGEYYRTEGTFLEPKPRVIPRLYAGGESEAGRTAITRFADAYLTHGGTLDELEAKVADMRRRRAEAGATPFEAFGMAAYGIVRDTEEEAQAEIDRITDVRGGAAYGSYQDFVSKSKLDTQVDLKEYSVSNRGLRPNLVGTPDQVAERIVEFANVGVSTLLLQFSPHLSELQRFAAEVIPRVRRLDALRDA is encoded by the coding sequence ATGACCTCCCCCCAGCGCGTGCGTTTCGGCTACTGGACCCCGATCTTCGGCGGCTGGCTCCGCAACGTCGACGACGAGCAGACGCCCGTGTCGTTCGCCCACATCGCGGAGATCGCGCGGGCGGCGGAGGAGGGCGGGTTCGACCTCACGCTCATCCCGGAGCTGAACCTCAACGACATCAAGGGCGTCGAGGCGCCGTCGCTCGACGCGTGGGCGGTGACCGCGGGACTCGCGGCCGTGACGTCGAAGCTCGAACTGCTCGCGGCCGTCCGGCCGGGGTTCCACAACCCGTTCCACACCGCGAAGCAGGCGGCGACGATCGACGAGATCAGCGGGGGACGCTTCACGCTGAACGTCGTGTCGGCGTGGTGGGCCGAGGAGGCGAAGCAGTACGACGGGCTGTTCAGCGCCCACGACGACCGCTACGCGCGCACGATCGAGTGGGTCGAGGTGCTCCGCGGCTTGTGGACGCAGACGCCGTTCGCGTACGAGGGGGAGTACTACCGCACCGAGGGCACGTTCCTCGAGCCGAAGCCCCGCGTGATTCCGCGTCTGTACGCCGGCGGTGAGAGCGAGGCCGGACGCACCGCGATCACGCGTTTCGCCGACGCGTACCTGACGCACGGCGGCACGCTCGACGAGCTCGAGGCGAAGGTCGCCGACATGCGGCGTCGCCGCGCCGAGGCCGGCGCGACCCCGTTCGAGGCGTTCGGGATGGCGGCGTACGGCATCGTCCGTGACACCGAGGAAGAGGCTCAGGCCGAGATCGACCGCATCACCGACGTGCGCGGGGGAGCGGCGTACGGCTCGTACCAGGACTTCGTGAGCAAGTCGAAGCTCGACACCCAGGTCGACCTCAAGGAGTACTCGGTCTCGAACCGCGGCCTGCGCCCGAACCTCGTCGGCACGCCCGACCAGGTGGCCGAGCGCATCGTGGAGTTCGCGAACGTCGGCGTCTCGACGCTGCTGCTGCAGTTCTCGCCGCACCTGTCCGAGCTGCAGCGCTTCGCCGCCGAGGTCATCCCGCGCGTGCGTCGGCTCGATGCGCTGCGCGACGCCTGA
- a CDS encoding O-acetylhomoserine aminocarboxypropyltransferase/cysteine synthase family protein yields MAEPAEPHRDWDGFGFSTRQVHAGEVEDLTHGSRVTPVHLSAAYRFASFQEATDRFAGADLGHLYSRNLNPTNQVAEARLASLEGGTGALVVGSGQAAITATLLGLAGAGEHIVSTASIYSGTRVLFDRTFARLGVTVEYVWDPDDDAEWDALIRPETKAIFTETLPNPKNDVVDIARVARIAERHGLPVVVDNTIATPFLLRPIEHGAHIVVHSATKFLSGHGANLAGAVVDGGTFDWAGASRPYPGITDTAIAGHPSYVDAFGPRAFELYLRFGIANDTGPALSPLNGFLLQQGMETLSVRMRQHLASAREIAEWLDGHELVESVDFAGLPSHPQHALAVRDYGGLTGSVFSFTVRGGRDGAERFFDALRLFSRMTNIGDTRSMALHPATTTHLGFTQEVRDRLGIHDGLIRLSIGLEDAADLIADLDQALRAAA; encoded by the coding sequence GTGGCTGAGCCCGCTGAACCCCACCGCGACTGGGACGGCTTCGGGTTCTCGACCCGCCAGGTGCACGCCGGCGAGGTGGAAGACCTCACCCACGGCTCGCGCGTGACGCCCGTGCATCTATCGGCTGCGTACCGCTTCGCGTCGTTCCAGGAGGCGACAGATCGCTTCGCCGGCGCCGACCTGGGGCACCTGTACTCGCGCAACCTCAACCCCACGAACCAGGTCGCCGAGGCCCGGCTCGCGTCACTCGAGGGCGGAACGGGCGCGCTCGTCGTCGGGTCGGGGCAGGCCGCCATCACCGCGACGTTGCTCGGACTCGCGGGCGCGGGAGAGCACATCGTGTCGACGGCCAGCATCTACAGCGGTACGCGTGTGCTCTTCGACCGCACCTTCGCGCGCCTGGGAGTGACGGTCGAGTACGTCTGGGATCCCGACGACGACGCCGAATGGGATGCCCTGATCCGGCCCGAAACGAAGGCCATCTTCACCGAGACGCTGCCGAACCCCAAGAACGACGTCGTCGACATCGCTCGCGTGGCACGGATCGCCGAGCGCCACGGTCTGCCGGTCGTCGTGGACAACACGATCGCGACGCCGTTCCTCCTGCGACCGATCGAGCACGGCGCTCACATCGTCGTGCACTCCGCGACGAAGTTCCTCTCCGGCCACGGGGCCAACCTCGCGGGAGCGGTCGTCGACGGTGGGACGTTCGACTGGGCCGGCGCCTCCCGTCCGTATCCCGGGATCACCGACACCGCGATCGCCGGACACCCCTCGTACGTCGACGCCTTCGGCCCCCGCGCGTTCGAGCTGTACCTGCGCTTCGGGATCGCCAACGACACCGGCCCCGCGCTGTCGCCGCTGAACGGCTTCCTTCTGCAACAGGGCATGGAGACGCTCTCGGTGCGGATGCGTCAGCACTTGGCATCCGCTCGCGAGATCGCCGAGTGGCTCGACGGCCACGAGCTGGTCGAGAGCGTCGACTTCGCGGGACTCCCCTCCCACCCGCAGCACGCGCTCGCCGTGCGCGACTACGGCGGACTCACCGGCTCGGTGTTCTCGTTCACCGTGCGCGGCGGACGCGACGGAGCGGAGCGCTTCTTCGACGCGCTGCGCCTGTTCAGCCGCATGACCAACATCGGCGACACGCGCTCCATGGCGCTCCACCCCGCGACCACGACCCACCTCGGCTTCACGCAAGAGGTCCGCGACCGCCTCGGCATCCACGACGGGCTCATCCGCCTGTCGATCGGGCTCGAGGATGCCGCCGACCTCATCGCCGACCTCGACCAGGCGCTCCGCGCGGCGGCGTAG
- a CDS encoding ATP-grasp domain-containing protein, with product MSGSVYVIHENPQWLPPFQAAFEAEGVPLEEWLLTDGSIDLSVEPPEGVFWSRLSASAHTRDHAASKEYGRAVLRWLASWGRTVVNGADVLELEVSKVAQHAALRHAGVEVPRTTAVFGTAQLAAKAEEFEAPFISKHNQGGKGLGVRRWESHAEFAAWVDSADFEPSPDGITLLQELLVARAPFITRAEFVGGQFVYAVRVDTSAGSFELCPAEACAIPGADGVEPEPLFRLRDDVDPAIIDRYLAFLAAEGIGVAGIEFIETRDGRVVTYDVNTNTNYNPDVEASAPRSGPREIARWLGALLPHEAVGARG from the coding sequence ATGTCGGGCAGCGTGTACGTGATCCATGAGAACCCCCAGTGGCTTCCGCCATTCCAGGCGGCCTTCGAGGCGGAAGGGGTGCCGCTGGAGGAATGGCTGCTGACCGACGGGTCCATCGACCTCTCCGTCGAGCCTCCGGAGGGCGTGTTCTGGTCGCGGCTGAGCGCCTCCGCGCACACGCGCGACCACGCCGCGAGCAAGGAGTACGGCCGTGCGGTGCTGCGGTGGCTCGCCTCGTGGGGTCGCACGGTCGTGAACGGCGCCGACGTCCTCGAGCTCGAGGTCAGCAAGGTGGCGCAGCACGCCGCGCTCCGGCACGCGGGCGTCGAGGTCCCGCGCACGACGGCCGTGTTCGGTACCGCGCAGCTCGCGGCGAAGGCCGAGGAGTTCGAGGCGCCCTTCATCAGCAAGCACAACCAGGGCGGCAAGGGCCTGGGCGTACGCCGGTGGGAGTCGCACGCCGAGTTCGCGGCGTGGGTCGACAGCGCCGACTTCGAGCCGTCGCCCGACGGCATCACGCTGCTGCAGGAGTTGCTGGTCGCTCGCGCGCCGTTCATCACGCGCGCCGAATTCGTGGGCGGCCAGTTCGTCTACGCCGTGCGGGTCGACACGAGCGCGGGCAGCTTCGAGCTGTGCCCGGCCGAGGCGTGCGCGATCCCCGGTGCCGACGGCGTGGAGCCTGAGCCGCTGTTCCGCCTCCGCGACGACGTCGACCCGGCCATCATCGACCGGTACCTCGCCTTCCTCGCGGCGGAGGGGATCGGCGTCGCCGGCATCGAGTTCATCGAGACGCGCGACGGCCGGGTCGTCACCTATGACGTGAACACGAACACGAACTACAACCCCGACGTCGAGGCATCCGCTCCCCGTTCCGGTCCGCGCGAGATCGCCCGCTGGCTCGGGGCGCTGCTTCCGCACGAGGCGGTGGGTGCGCGTGGCTGA
- a CDS encoding class I SAM-dependent methyltransferase — protein sequence MTTEYLDANRANWNERATLHAARDGSGYGVLRYVEDRDALSDVVRFDQPLLGDLTGKRAVHLQCHIGTDTLSLARLGARVTGLDFSENAVAEARRLVAETGDAVDFVRSDVAHALDVLSAGEFDLVYTGIGALCWLPSITEWAGVVADLLAPGGTLHIREGHPVLWSMNETLPGLTLAFPYFEQPAPLEWDDDSTYVEVSAPLQSTRTYEWNRSLGEIVTALLDRGLRLDALIEHDSVPWEALPGRMTLRPDGEYALTEQPSVMPLSYTIRASKPA from the coding sequence ATGACCACCGAGTACCTCGATGCGAACCGCGCCAACTGGAACGAGCGCGCCACCCTGCACGCCGCTCGCGACGGATCCGGCTACGGCGTGCTGCGCTACGTGGAGGACCGCGACGCGCTCAGCGATGTCGTGCGGTTCGACCAGCCGCTGCTCGGCGACCTCACGGGGAAGCGCGCCGTGCACCTCCAGTGCCACATCGGCACCGACACGCTGTCACTCGCGCGGCTCGGCGCCCGGGTGACGGGCCTCGACTTCTCGGAGAACGCCGTCGCGGAAGCCCGCCGGCTCGTGGCCGAGACCGGGGATGCCGTCGATTTCGTCCGATCGGACGTCGCGCACGCCCTCGACGTCCTCTCGGCGGGGGAGTTCGACCTGGTCTACACGGGCATCGGGGCGCTGTGCTGGCTGCCGTCGATCACGGAATGGGCCGGTGTCGTCGCGGACCTGCTGGCTCCCGGGGGCACGCTGCACATCCGCGAGGGACACCCGGTGCTGTGGTCGATGAACGAGACGCTCCCGGGGCTGACGCTCGCGTTCCCGTACTTCGAGCAGCCCGCACCGCTGGAATGGGATGACGACAGCACCTACGTCGAGGTGTCGGCTCCCCTGCAGTCCACACGGACGTACGAGTGGAACCGCAGCCTCGGGGAGATCGTCACCGCGCTGCTCGACCGTGGCCTGCGGCTCGACGCGCTCATCGAGCACGACAGCGTGCCGTGGGAGGCCCTCCCCGGCCGCATGACCCTGCGCCCCGACGGCGAGTACGCCCTCACCGAGCAGCCGTCGGTCATGCCGCTGAGCTACACGATCCGCGCGTCGAAGCCGGCCTGA